One segment of Rhodopirellula baltica SH 1 DNA contains the following:
- a CDS encoding (Fe-S)-binding protein → MIAMQHDIPLESSGPNADAMAEAVSTCIRCGFCLSACPTYDVLQRESDSPRGRIILMKEVLEGAMPADKAAPHLDACLGCLACEPACPSGVSYRHLLSPYRSLVRERTTVAWPQRLQRWLTAQTLPYPKRFRFAARMGMIGKKLSALVPPVLRPMLELLPETLPAAKELQPRYAPMGDQVGRVALLAGCAQQVLAPQINEATIHVLRHIGLEVVVPTQQSCCGSLAWHVGDGDRAAKFARNNVRVFAGDQSSFDAVVTNAAGCGSGMQEYGMILRGTDIESQASDLAGKVKDVSVVVCEHADRLRLKRPALVHEGEAIVRVAYHDACHLANAQGVRVQPRELLRRVPDVELVDVAEAHLCCGSAGTYNLDQPETADELGRRKAKAVMATGAPIVVSGNIGCLTQLQTHLNSMATEAHPAPRVMHTMEFLSACLNESPSPNPILN, encoded by the coding sequence TTGATCGCCATGCAGCATGACATTCCCTTGGAAAGTTCTGGTCCTAATGCGGATGCGATGGCGGAAGCTGTCAGCACTTGCATTCGTTGTGGCTTTTGTTTGTCAGCCTGCCCGACCTATGACGTGTTGCAGCGAGAGTCCGATTCGCCGCGCGGTCGCATCATTTTGATGAAGGAAGTGTTGGAAGGGGCGATGCCGGCCGACAAAGCGGCACCACACTTGGACGCGTGCTTGGGTTGTTTGGCGTGCGAGCCCGCTTGCCCATCGGGTGTTTCGTACCGACATCTGCTCAGTCCGTATCGATCGCTTGTTCGAGAACGTACCACCGTGGCTTGGCCACAAAGGTTGCAACGTTGGTTGACCGCTCAAACGCTGCCGTATCCCAAACGATTTCGATTCGCCGCGCGGATGGGAATGATCGGCAAGAAACTCTCCGCCTTGGTGCCACCGGTGTTGCGGCCGATGTTGGAGTTGTTGCCGGAAACCTTGCCGGCCGCGAAAGAGCTGCAGCCGCGCTACGCACCGATGGGAGACCAGGTCGGCCGGGTCGCGTTGCTGGCCGGGTGTGCTCAACAAGTCCTGGCACCTCAAATCAATGAAGCCACAATTCATGTGCTGCGGCACATTGGTTTGGAAGTGGTCGTGCCGACCCAACAGAGTTGCTGTGGGTCGCTTGCCTGGCACGTCGGAGATGGTGACCGGGCGGCCAAGTTCGCTCGCAACAACGTGCGAGTGTTTGCGGGTGATCAATCGTCATTCGATGCCGTTGTGACCAACGCGGCCGGTTGCGGATCGGGCATGCAAGAGTACGGCATGATCTTGCGTGGCACCGACATCGAGTCACAGGCCAGTGATCTGGCCGGCAAGGTCAAGGACGTGTCGGTGGTGGTCTGCGAACACGCCGATCGGCTTCGGCTGAAGCGACCTGCCTTGGTCCACGAGGGCGAGGCCATTGTGCGAGTGGCCTACCACGACGCCTGCCATTTGGCCAACGCCCAAGGCGTGCGAGTGCAACCGCGTGAGTTGCTTCGCCGGGTGCCGGACGTGGAGCTGGTGGATGTGGCGGAGGCGCACTTGTGTTGCGGCTCAGCCGGAACTTACAACTTGGATCAACCCGAAACCGCGGATGAACTTGGGCGTCGGAAAGCCAAGGCCGTGATGGCAACGGGAGCCCCGATTGTGGTCAGCGGCAACATCGGTTGTTTGACGCAGTTGCAGACACATCTGAATTCGATGGCGACCGAAGCCCATCCGGCCCCGCGGGTCATGCACACGATGGAGTTTCTCAGTGCTTGTCTGAATGAATCCCCTTCACCCAATCCAATCTTGAACTGA